The following are from one region of the Natranaerovirga pectinivora genome:
- the mgtE gene encoding magnesium transporter gives MKDIIIELFAQGKYSQIKNEIGKMNVVDIAQLFAELEEDAIMIVFRLLPKEMAADVFTYLSFEQQQYVIESITDKETKNIIDDLFLDDAVDLLEEMPANVVKKILKNTTEEKRKLINQFLKYPDNSAGSIMTIEYVDLDKEMTVKASLEHIKKTGVDKETIDICYITDKARRLEGIVPIRKLILNDENVIIDDIMDKNFLSIKTDDDQEEIAYLFKKYDLVAMPVVDKENRLVGIITIDDVVDIIEQENTEDFQKMAALEPSEEEYLKTSVFSLAKHRILWLLVLMFSATFTGNIIQGYEDILETVLILTTFIPMLMDTAGNSGSQSATLVIRGLALGQIERKDALKVVWKEFRVSIIVGFALAFLNFFRIYFFVEGADFLISLVVCLTLFLTVVLAKLVGGILPIIAKTLKLDPAIMAAPLITTIVDALALIAYFQLAAYFLGLV, from the coding sequence ATGAAAGATATAATTATTGAGTTGTTTGCACAAGGCAAATACTCTCAAATTAAAAATGAAATTGGAAAGATGAATGTAGTAGATATAGCTCAGCTTTTTGCAGAATTAGAAGAAGATGCCATAATGATTGTCTTTAGATTACTACCTAAAGAAATGGCTGCAGATGTATTTACATACCTATCTTTTGAACAGCAACAATATGTTATTGAATCTATTACAGATAAAGAAACAAAAAATATTATAGATGATTTGTTTTTAGATGATGCTGTTGATTTATTAGAAGAAATGCCAGCGAATGTGGTTAAAAAAATTCTGAAAAATACAACTGAAGAAAAACGTAAATTGATCAATCAGTTTTTAAAATATCCAGACAACTCTGCTGGAAGTATTATGACCATTGAATATGTTGATCTTGATAAAGAAATGACTGTAAAGGCTTCTTTAGAGCATATTAAGAAAACAGGTGTTGATAAAGAAACTATAGATATATGTTACATAACAGATAAGGCAAGAAGATTAGAGGGGATTGTCCCTATTAGAAAATTAATATTAAATGACGAAAATGTCATTATTGACGATATTATGGATAAAAATTTCTTATCCATTAAAACAGATGATGATCAAGAAGAGATTGCCTATTTATTTAAAAAGTATGACTTAGTAGCAATGCCTGTAGTAGACAAAGAGAATAGATTGGTTGGAATCATTACTATTGATGACGTTGTCGACATTATTGAGCAAGAAAATACAGAAGATTTCCAAAAAATGGCCGCACTAGAACCATCAGAAGAAGAGTATTTAAAGACTAGTGTCTTTTCATTGGCAAAACATAGAATTCTATGGTTATTAGTCCTTATGTTTTCAGCAACCTTTACTGGGAATATTATACAAGGATATGAAGATATATTAGAAACAGTTTTAATATTAACAACATTTATTCCCATGCTTATGGATACTGCTGGTAACTCAGGATCCCAATCTGCTACATTGGTCATTCGTGGATTAGCATTAGGACAGATTGAAAGAAAAGATGCACTAAAGGTAGTGTGGAAAGAATTTAGAGTAAGTATAATAGTTGGTTTTGCGTTAGCTTTCCTTAATTTTTTTAGAATTTATTTCTTTGTTGAAGGTGCAGATTTTCTTATCTCCTTAGTAGTATGTTTAACTTTATTCTTAACGGTAGTTCTAGCAAAATTAGTGGGAGGGATACTACCCATAATTGCAAAAACATTAAAGCTTGACCCAGCTATTATGGCAGCACCATTAATTACAACAATAGTAGATGCCCTTGCATTAATTGCTTATTTTCAATTGGCAGCATATTTCTTGGGATTGGTATAG
- a CDS encoding phosphatase PAP2 family protein, giving the protein MLTRIDEKLFNRIHSITNKHNGIGKWMAVITWLSSKVFFALYIGFILIMVFKKDLILIPFIMGPSIAYFITKIIRNSFKRERPFVKLNIKNYIEHAENSSFPSMHAMSAFSIATAVFLVNPTIGIIAFCVAILTGISRIIVGVHFPLDVLVGGIIGYFVTYIVFLLIQ; this is encoded by the coding sequence GTGCTAACAAGAATAGATGAAAAATTATTTAATAGAATACATTCCATTACTAATAAACACAATGGCATTGGAAAGTGGATGGCAGTAATCACTTGGTTGTCTTCAAAGGTGTTTTTTGCTTTATATATAGGGTTTATTCTTATAATGGTGTTTAAAAAAGATTTAATCCTTATTCCTTTTATTATGGGACCAAGTATTGCTTATTTTATTACTAAAATTATTAGAAACAGTTTTAAAAGAGAAAGACCTTTTGTTAAGTTGAATATAAAAAATTATATTGAACATGCAGAAAACAGTTCATTTCCCAGTATGCATGCTATGTCTGCTTTTTCAATAGCAACAGCTGTATTTTTAGTAAATCCTACTATAGGTATTATTGCTTTTTGTGTGGCTATATTAACGGGAATTTCAAGAATAATTGTAGGGGTACACTTTCCGTTAGATGTTCTTGTTGGTGGGATAATAGGATATTTCGTCACATATATAGTATTTCTCTTGATACAGTAA
- a CDS encoding HD-GYP domain-containing protein, translating into MTLNYTKKLVKDIIPGEIVLHPIYRSDGLLLINKYKELTQEVISTIQTNLSSNSILIVTSNKGELNLFLNSSYSQDTFKKDLDILSKDFNLGSNVTFSTASSFDLTSTIDKGCFFIDLLSKIPLWHSIDHLFEATHLKNRAIQFKEKFITKLTTEKVFHSWLTTILNYDDNLMVHSINITSISLIIGLTLELQDDLLQDLCFAALFSNLGFTKIPKDKLAFELKNNQLYTYVIQKHLEVFSSITMESPNLRRKQIIYGILDSHEHYDGTGPHNKKGNEISLIGRILNLSHSYDALVNGYEYTTGMVPFQALKSICEGKNTRFDPYIINTFIHRTTFFNLGQTIHLTNTVKGIIVGFYDYLNYPYLPVLKLEDGRIIDLVKVYYNK; encoded by the coding sequence ATGACATTAAATTATACAAAAAAATTAGTAAAGGATATTATACCAGGTGAAATTGTATTACATCCAATATATCGCTCAGATGGTCTTCTCCTTATTAATAAATATAAAGAACTTACTCAAGAAGTTATATCTACAATTCAAACAAATTTATCTTCTAATTCTATCCTTATAGTTACTTCTAATAAAGGAGAATTAAACTTATTCCTTAATAGCTCTTATTCTCAGGATACTTTTAAAAAGGATTTAGACATCTTATCTAAAGATTTCAACCTTGGTTCTAACGTAACCTTTAGTACTGCTAGTTCCTTTGATCTAACCAGCACTATAGATAAAGGTTGTTTCTTCATAGACCTACTTTCTAAAATTCCTTTATGGCATTCCATTGATCATTTATTTGAGGCCACTCATTTAAAAAATAGAGCAATACAGTTCAAAGAAAAGTTTATTACCAAATTAACTACTGAAAAAGTTTTTCATTCTTGGTTAACAACAATTCTTAACTATGATGACAATTTAATGGTGCACAGCATTAATATAACTAGTATCTCCCTTATCATAGGCTTAACTTTAGAATTGCAAGATGATCTATTACAAGATTTATGCTTTGCTGCTTTATTTTCTAATTTAGGCTTTACAAAAATTCCAAAAGATAAGCTTGCTTTTGAACTTAAAAACAATCAATTATACACATATGTTATACAGAAACATCTTGAGGTTTTTTCTAGTATAACTATGGAATCTCCTAATTTGAGAAGAAAACAAATTATATATGGCATATTAGATAGCCATGAACATTACGATGGTACAGGTCCTCATAATAAAAAAGGTAATGAAATAAGTTTAATCGGTAGAATACTAAATCTGTCTCACTCTTATGATGCTTTAGTTAATGGATATGAATATACTACGGGAATGGTGCCTTTTCAAGCTTTAAAGTCCATTTGTGAAGGGAAAAACACAAGATTTGACCCTTATATTATTAATACCTTTATTCATAGAACCACTTTTTTTAATTTGGGACAAACCATTCATCTAACAAATACTGTAAAAGGTATTATTGTTGGTTTTTATGATTATTTAAACTATCCTTATTTACCCGTTCTAAAATTAGAAGATGGTAGAATAATCGATCTTGTTAAAGTTTATTATAATAAATAA